In Collimonas arenae, a single genomic region encodes these proteins:
- a CDS encoding methylated-DNA--[protein]-cysteine S-methyltransferase, producing the protein MNLFLHRIASPIGVILLVTDSQDRVRALDFDDYEARMRTLLSTHYGHYSLSEATSPSSAEPALQRYFTGELDALKDIAVATNGTEFQQRVWSALRQIPPARMTTYGKLALQMGEHNGARAVGSANATNPIAIIVPCHRVVGADGKLTGFAGGLERKAWLLGHERAEAGDPETLRLPGF; encoded by the coding sequence ATGAATCTATTTCTGCACCGGATCGCCTCGCCCATCGGCGTCATCCTGCTGGTCACCGACAGCCAGGACCGCGTGCGCGCGCTGGATTTCGACGACTATGAAGCCCGCATGCGGACTTTGCTAAGCACACACTATGGCCATTACTCCCTGAGCGAGGCCACCTCTCCTTCCAGCGCCGAACCAGCACTGCAGCGTTATTTCACCGGCGAACTGGACGCGCTGAAAGACATCGCCGTCGCCACCAACGGCACCGAGTTCCAGCAACGCGTATGGTCGGCACTGCGCCAGATTCCTCCGGCGCGGATGACGACCTACGGCAAACTGGCGCTACAGATGGGCGAGCACAACGGCGCCCGCGCGGTGGGCAGCGCCAACGCCACCAATCCGATCGCCATTATCGTGCCTTGCCATCGGGTGGTAGGCGCCGACGGCAAGCTGACCGGCTTTGCCGGCGGCCTGGAGCGCAAAGCCTGGCTGCTGGGCCATGAGCGGGCAGAAGCCGGTGATCCCGAGACCTTGCGCCTGCCTGGTTTTTAG
- a CDS encoding HipA domain-containing protein, translating into MNRLGIFLDDQIAGWVTHDPESNQFAFSYSRNWLSRRNPYPLSPFIPLEPEAGQTAEAHSAAVRQFFENLLPEGHALDDAATANKLSKANLVGLMLALGKETAGALRIQLDDPEQASDDIKVLVPADETKDALRPLTRPEMSERIRSRPYEPFSVWDGKVRLSIAGFQDKIAVYKEKDEWFLVESGELASTVILKPEPVNRALAGLPSNEFYCMRLARNVGLPVANVRLVHVPEPILEVDRFDRIQDGQRVRRLHIIDGCQALGISVGLKYERPYGDSPDVKNIRDGASLPRIFKFLQSSANPAAQRLLMLRWAIFQVLIGNTDAHAKNISFFCQPYGFVAAPAYDLVSILACSNPHIEDSFAMAIGDAFTEGELSAYEWANFAASCGLRPQLVAKEMQKLIRRMDSFRERTAQEVIREGADAEVAKNVCNVVQRMSLRHARIAEEITGVDPSMF; encoded by the coding sequence ATGAATCGGCTTGGAATATTCCTGGATGACCAAATTGCGGGGTGGGTAACCCACGATCCGGAATCCAATCAATTCGCTTTTAGTTATTCCAGAAACTGGCTCTCTCGACGCAACCCCTATCCGCTGAGTCCATTTATTCCCCTGGAGCCTGAAGCCGGGCAAACGGCTGAAGCGCACAGTGCGGCCGTTCGGCAGTTCTTTGAAAATCTGCTACCGGAGGGACACGCGCTCGACGACGCAGCAACGGCCAATAAACTTTCAAAAGCCAATCTGGTCGGGCTCATGCTTGCGCTAGGCAAGGAAACGGCCGGCGCCTTACGGATTCAACTGGATGACCCTGAACAAGCAAGCGACGACATCAAAGTGCTGGTTCCCGCAGACGAAACAAAGGATGCCCTGCGTCCGCTGACGCGGCCGGAGATGTCCGAGCGCATCAGGTCCCGGCCATATGAGCCATTTTCAGTCTGGGATGGCAAGGTCCGCCTATCTATCGCAGGGTTTCAAGACAAAATCGCCGTCTACAAAGAAAAAGACGAATGGTTTCTGGTTGAAAGTGGCGAGCTGGCCTCTACCGTCATCCTGAAGCCGGAACCCGTTAATCGTGCCCTCGCCGGCTTGCCCAGCAATGAATTCTATTGCATGCGGCTTGCTCGAAACGTGGGATTACCTGTTGCCAACGTGCGTCTGGTACACGTTCCTGAGCCCATACTCGAAGTAGACCGGTTTGATCGCATTCAGGACGGGCAACGCGTGCGCCGGCTACACATCATCGATGGCTGCCAAGCGCTGGGTATCTCGGTAGGCCTCAAATATGAACGGCCATATGGAGATTCTCCCGATGTCAAAAACATTCGAGACGGAGCATCACTGCCGAGAATTTTTAAATTTTTGCAAAGTAGCGCAAATCCAGCTGCACAACGACTTCTCATGCTGCGATGGGCGATTTTCCAGGTCCTGATCGGGAACACGGATGCACATGCAAAAAACATCTCATTTTTCTGCCAGCCTTACGGTTTCGTCGCGGCGCCGGCATACGACCTGGTCAGCATCTTGGCCTGCAGCAATCCTCACATTGAAGATTCATTTGCCATGGCCATTGGAGATGCTTTCACGGAAGGAGAACTCTCCGCCTACGAATGGGCGAACTTTGCCGCAAGTTGCGGTTTGCGGCCACAACTTGTGGCGAAGGAAATGCAAAAACTCATCCGGCGAATGGATAGTTTTAGAGAGCGAACGGCCCAAGAAGTGATACGTGAAGGCGCCGATGCAGAAGTCGCAAAGAATGTATGTAATGTCGTTCAACGCATGTCTCTCCGGCATGCCAGGATTGCGGAGGAAATCACAGGGGTTGACCCCAGTATGTTCTAG
- a CDS encoding helix-turn-helix domain-containing protein: protein MKRVIKTPFPLLPVLSDAEVLGAAVRACRTGANMTIEEAAMTIGVAKQTLSDLEAGKATVGLGVVLKITEALGISLIAVKKQDLPTILNTLKANANESAWNIPG, encoded by the coding sequence ATGAAGCGAGTTATAAAAACCCCTTTCCCCCTCCTCCCCGTTCTCAGCGATGCTGAAGTGCTGGGCGCTGCCGTTCGTGCCTGTCGCACTGGAGCGAACATGACCATAGAAGAAGCGGCCATGACAATCGGAGTGGCCAAACAAACTCTCTCCGACCTGGAGGCCGGCAAAGCCACAGTAGGGTTAGGGGTTGTTCTCAAAATCACGGAGGCTTTGGGAATAAGCCTCATCGCTGTAAAGAAGCAGGACCTGCCGACGATCCTCAATACTTTAAAGGCAAACGCTAATGAATCGGCTTGGAATATTCCTGGATGA